In a genomic window of Nocardiopsis mwathae:
- the prmC gene encoding peptide chain release factor N(5)-glutamine methyltransferase: MNFLLDEVARATLRLAEAGVASPRTDAEELAAFVHGVRRGELHQVPDADFDALYWECVARREAREPLQHITGRAYFRYLELQVGPGVFVPRPETEIMVGWAIDTLRAMDVADPLVVDLGTGSGAIAISIAQEVPRSRVHAVEVDTEALAWAKRNISNSGHADRITPHQADMRTALPELDGSVDLLITNPPYVPTDDSGQIPPEVRDYDPSPALWSGADGLDMIRELEGVGRRLLRPGGAMAIEHGDGQGIDIPHLFPEEDGWRDVRNRKDLAHRDRFVVMRRADT; this comes from the coding sequence ATGAACTTCCTGCTCGACGAGGTCGCGCGGGCCACGCTGAGGCTGGCCGAGGCGGGGGTGGCCTCGCCCCGCACCGACGCCGAGGAACTCGCGGCGTTCGTGCACGGCGTTCGTCGAGGAGAGCTGCACCAGGTTCCCGACGCCGACTTCGACGCCCTGTACTGGGAGTGTGTCGCCCGCCGGGAGGCCCGCGAGCCCCTGCAGCACATCACCGGACGCGCCTACTTCCGCTATCTGGAGCTGCAGGTCGGCCCCGGCGTCTTCGTGCCCCGCCCGGAGACCGAGATCATGGTCGGCTGGGCCATCGACACCCTGCGTGCCATGGACGTCGCCGACCCCCTCGTCGTCGACCTCGGCACCGGCTCCGGCGCCATCGCCATCTCCATCGCCCAGGAGGTACCGCGCTCCCGCGTGCACGCCGTCGAGGTCGACACCGAGGCCCTCGCCTGGGCCAAGCGCAACATCTCCAACAGCGGCCACGCCGACCGCATCACCCCCCACCAGGCCGACATGCGCACGGCCCTGCCCGAGCTCGACGGCAGTGTCGACCTGCTCATCACCAACCCGCCCTACGTCCCCACCGACGACTCCGGCCAGATCCCGCCCGAGGTCCGCGACTACGACCCGTCGCCCGCCCTCTGGTCGGGAGCCGACGGCCTCGACATGATCCGTGAACTCGAAGGCGTCGGCCGCCGCCTGCTGCGCCCCGGCGGCGCCATGGCGATCGAGCACGGGGACGGCCAGGGCATCGACATCCCCCACCTGTTCCCCGAGGAAGACGGCTGGCGCGACGTCCGCAACCGCAAGGACCTCGCGCACCGGGACCGGTTCGTTGTCATGCGCAGGGCGGACACCTAG
- a CDS encoding L-threonylcarbamoyladenylate synthase, whose amino-acid sequence MSRSYDCADDAARKDGVADAASSVRRGELVVLPTDTVYGLGTDAFSPSAVSSLLKAKDRGRDMPPPVLVGSVRAAQALIDDLGGHGQDLIEEFWPGPLTIVCTATPSLSWDLGDTLGTVAVRMPMHPVALELLKEVGPMAVSSANVSGRPAATTAAEAAEQLGDSVSVYLDGGTCSESAPSTIVDLTYAVPRVLRGGAIPIERLRAVCGTVIGETKPKAAARPTESAEAEETEEAESPGGTVEGGAGDAPESPRPANDPAPESDR is encoded by the coding sequence ATGAGCCGCAGCTACGACTGCGCCGACGACGCGGCCCGCAAGGACGGCGTCGCCGACGCCGCGTCCAGTGTGCGCCGCGGCGAGCTGGTGGTGCTGCCCACCGACACCGTCTACGGCCTCGGCACCGACGCTTTCAGCCCGAGTGCGGTCTCCTCCCTGCTCAAGGCCAAGGACCGGGGCCGGGATATGCCGCCGCCGGTCCTCGTCGGATCGGTGCGCGCGGCCCAGGCGCTCATCGACGACCTCGGAGGGCACGGCCAGGACCTCATCGAGGAGTTCTGGCCCGGTCCGCTGACCATCGTCTGCACGGCCACACCGAGCCTGTCCTGGGATCTGGGGGACACCCTGGGGACGGTGGCGGTGCGCATGCCCATGCACCCGGTCGCGCTCGAACTCCTCAAGGAGGTCGGGCCGATGGCGGTCAGCAGCGCCAACGTCTCCGGGCGCCCGGCCGCGACCACCGCAGCCGAGGCGGCCGAGCAACTCGGTGACAGCGTCTCCGTCTACCTCGACGGTGGCACGTGCAGCGAATCCGCGCCCTCGACCATCGTCGACCTGACCTACGCGGTGCCGCGCGTGCTGCGCGGCGGCGCCATCCCCATCGAACGGCTGCGCGCGGTGTGCGGCACGGTGATCGGCGAGACCAAGCCCAAGGCCGCGGCCCGGCCGACCGAGTCCGCGGAGGCGGAGGAGACGGAGGAAGCGGAGAGCCCCGGCGGCACCGTGGAGGGTGGGGCCGGAGACGCGCCGGAGAGCCCTCGTCCGGCGAACGACCCCGCCCCGGAGAGCGACCGCTGA
- a CDS encoding MraY family glycosyltransferase — MREYALTFVIAVAVTYLLTPFVRRAAITFGAVPPVRDRDVHTEPIPRLGGIAIYGGFAAALLISAKLPHLQEVFVYNTWMALLLAGGLITAIGVVDDRWGMGPIPKLAGQVAAAGILVSMGVQLLWLPLPGTTLSLGPWLGALISVLLIVVTINAVNFADGLDGLAAGIVAISAFAFFAYYYVAAVDQGFERQSYPAMIAIILAGVCIGFLLHNFNPARVFMGDTGSMLLGLLLTSITITVTGQFDANTAANSGENGAVGVHHGMVVFLPVLLPLLVIALPLADLVLAVVRRTLAGKSPFAPDKKHLHHQLLGLGHSHARAVLLMYLWAAIIAFASVSLAVFDQPVMILTVTTLVALCAVGLITLPRLRRRRRRQQRRQAQEITEDHISVAKD; from the coding sequence GTGCGTGAGTATGCGCTCACCTTTGTCATCGCGGTGGCGGTCACCTATCTGCTGACCCCCTTCGTCCGGCGGGCGGCGATCACCTTCGGTGCCGTGCCGCCGGTCCGCGACCGCGACGTGCACACCGAGCCCATTCCGCGGCTCGGCGGCATCGCGATCTACGGCGGGTTCGCCGCCGCGCTGCTGATCTCGGCGAAGCTCCCGCACCTGCAGGAAGTCTTCGTCTACAACACCTGGATGGCACTGCTGCTGGCCGGCGGCCTCATCACCGCCATCGGCGTCGTCGACGACCGGTGGGGGATGGGCCCCATCCCCAAGCTGGCCGGGCAGGTCGCCGCGGCCGGCATCCTCGTGTCGATGGGGGTGCAGCTGCTCTGGCTGCCGCTGCCGGGCACGACGCTGTCACTGGGGCCGTGGCTCGGCGCGTTGATCTCGGTCCTGCTGATCGTGGTGACGATCAACGCGGTGAACTTCGCCGACGGGCTGGACGGTCTGGCGGCCGGCATCGTGGCGATCTCGGCGTTCGCCTTCTTCGCCTACTACTACGTGGCCGCCGTCGACCAGGGCTTCGAGCGGCAGTCCTACCCGGCGATGATCGCGATCATCCTGGCCGGGGTGTGCATCGGATTCCTCCTGCACAACTTCAACCCGGCCCGCGTGTTCATGGGCGACACCGGGTCGATGCTGCTCGGATTGCTGCTGACGTCGATCACGATCACGGTGACCGGCCAGTTCGATGCCAACACGGCGGCCAACAGCGGGGAGAACGGTGCGGTCGGCGTCCACCACGGCATGGTGGTCTTCCTACCGGTGCTGCTGCCGCTGCTGGTCATCGCGCTGCCACTGGCCGACCTGGTGCTGGCGGTCGTCCGCCGGACACTGGCGGGCAAGTCGCCGTTCGCCCCCGACAAGAAGCACCTCCACCACCAGCTTCTGGGGCTCGGGCACTCGCACGCGCGGGCGGTGCTGCTGATGTACCTGTGGGCGGCGATCATCGCGTTCGCCTCGGTCTCGCTGGCCGTGTTCGACCAGCCGGTGATGATCCTGACCGTGACCACATTGGTAGCACTCTGTGCTGTCGGGCTGATCACCCTGCCGCGGCTGCGCCGCCGTCGCCGCCGTCAGCAGCGGCGGCAGGCGCAGGAGATCACAGAAGATCACATTTCGGTCGCGAAAGACTGA